A single genomic interval of Arthrobacter sp. NicSoilB8 harbors:
- a CDS encoding DUF5719 family protein gives MPKGDNGIDNEIDNGNEIENPADAAAGSPAEPSTAETSAGATSTAAAGSRLRRRGVPRGGVIGGILSAVALVAAGGGLVSAASLAPQSPASRTLEAPLASVPGGSSIGVCPGPARLLDGTPVGTDPQFSPESGTAKTAVSAAVLGSSAGVVPASRLAPLQGAPLVEIAKDATPAATAPAARTPVLLAGVVAQREVDNVSVLRADAQDNRQAAAGAVLSYSAEDGDLQGTAAAACQQPGNDLWLVGANTSLGRSAVLNLTNASSTPATVSLDLFGSEGPIQAPGSRGLLVAPGSTRSIILAGLAPGQERLGVRVRSAGGPVAAVIQQSVLRGLTPGGVDFITPGTAPSVRQVVSGLDLQDPAGVAALTAKPGFADAGPALEIAVPGAADAVVEIKLYGRDGQKALPGGGVVTAKAGAVTEVSLAGVPAGTYTVAAGSDISFAAAVRLTRGLKPEDAADVAYSAASARLGSQHIVPVPSTGDRQLVFGAPDGPATVSYTPITADGKIRAAATAKLAAGTTMSIKVPAEAGGSPLVGYVVSAAGDSAYGALLLGRDGRQDISTVAVAPEAAGAQQVPVTLGY, from the coding sequence ATGCCTAAGGGCGACAACGGAATCGACAACGAAATCGACAACGGCAACGAAATCGAAAACCCTGCCGATGCGGCCGCCGGATCCCCCGCTGAACCCTCCACGGCCGAAACGTCGGCCGGGGCCACGTCCACCGCGGCCGCCGGGTCACGGCTGCGGAGACGGGGCGTACCCCGCGGCGGTGTGATCGGCGGCATCCTCTCCGCTGTCGCGCTCGTGGCCGCGGGCGGAGGCCTGGTTTCGGCGGCGTCACTGGCGCCGCAAAGCCCGGCCAGCCGGACGCTCGAAGCACCGCTGGCCTCGGTGCCCGGCGGAAGCAGCATCGGGGTCTGCCCGGGCCCCGCCCGGCTGCTCGACGGCACTCCCGTGGGCACAGACCCCCAGTTCAGCCCCGAATCCGGCACGGCGAAGACCGCAGTCAGCGCCGCGGTGCTCGGCTCAAGCGCCGGCGTCGTTCCCGCCAGCCGGCTGGCCCCGCTCCAGGGCGCCCCGCTCGTGGAGATCGCCAAGGACGCCACGCCCGCAGCCACGGCACCGGCGGCCCGCACGCCCGTGCTGCTCGCCGGCGTCGTGGCCCAGCGGGAGGTGGACAACGTCAGCGTGCTCCGCGCCGATGCGCAGGACAACCGCCAGGCCGCAGCCGGCGCCGTCCTGAGCTACTCAGCCGAGGACGGGGACCTCCAGGGCACTGCTGCCGCCGCCTGCCAGCAACCGGGCAACGATCTCTGGCTGGTCGGCGCCAACACGTCCCTTGGCCGGTCTGCCGTCCTGAACCTGACCAATGCCTCCAGCACGCCGGCGACGGTGAGCCTGGACCTCTTCGGGTCCGAGGGCCCGATCCAGGCACCAGGAAGCCGCGGCCTGCTCGTGGCCCCCGGCAGCACGCGCTCCATCATCCTGGCCGGGCTCGCCCCGGGACAGGAGCGGCTCGGCGTGCGGGTCCGCAGCGCCGGCGGGCCGGTGGCTGCCGTCATCCAGCAAAGCGTGCTCCGCGGCCTCACGCCCGGCGGCGTCGACTTCATTACCCCTGGCACCGCCCCGTCAGTCCGCCAGGTGGTCTCCGGGCTGGACCTCCAGGATCCGGCAGGCGTGGCCGCGCTCACGGCCAAGCCTGGCTTCGCCGACGCCGGACCGGCCCTGGAGATCGCCGTCCCGGGGGCGGCCGACGCCGTGGTCGAGATCAAGTTGTACGGACGTGACGGCCAGAAGGCGCTGCCTGGCGGCGGAGTGGTCACGGCCAAGGCCGGCGCGGTCACGGAAGTTTCCCTGGCCGGGGTCCCCGCCGGGACGTACACCGTCGCGGCGGGTTCGGATATCTCGTTCGCGGCCGCTGTCCGGCTCACCCGGGGACTGAAGCCGGAGGATGCGGCGGACGTCGCATATTCGGCGGCCTCGGCCCGGCTGGGCAGCCAGCACATCGTCCCGGTTCCCAGCACAGGTGACCGGCAGCTCGTGTTCGGCGCCCCCGACGGCCCCGCGACGGTGTCCTACACGCCCATCACCGCGGACGGCAAAATCCGGGCCGCCGCCACGGCGAAACTTGCCGCCGGGACCACCATGTCTATCAAGGTCCCCGCAGAGGCGGGCGGCTCGCCGCTCGTGGGCTATGTGGTCTCCGCCGCCGGCGACTCCGCCTATGGCGCCCTGCTCTTGGGCCGGGACGGCCGGCAGGACATTTCCACGGTGGCTGTGGCGCCGGAGGCGGCAGGAGCGCAACAAGTCCCCGTTACGCTGGGATATTAG
- a CDS encoding Ig-like domain-containing protein translates to MALKTWSTGRKIALLGVVCALAAGGGAFAAAAPGLAQSGIFSEAGSPARTTPGLAVPVVAPAELAVAPADGAKQVNPAAPVSLKVTNGRIDRVALTSDDGDSVDGTLSADGSAWTSSGDLKFNTRYNYTYSVLDGAGRQTHSTRAFTTVSTANEADAAIYPLDGMKVGVAQPLQITFSEPVLNRDAVEKAIKITSTSGQKGDFRWFSKNTVRYRPETFWAANSTITMDMKLFGVELGNGQVGNFNKTVTIHIGDKKVAVADAQAHTFSVSINDQPAGKWTATMGDTRFPSARGFLVFMEKHRVEHMDASTIGLKPGDPAYYGQLDVNYATRLTPSGEFIHQATDSAMPYVGKANLSHGCIGLGPDGAQWVFDNMTTGDVVQVVNTDGDYANYDDGFGDWNIPWAQYAN, encoded by the coding sequence ATGGCCCTGAAGACCTGGAGTACCGGCCGCAAAATTGCCTTGCTGGGGGTGGTCTGCGCCCTGGCAGCCGGCGGCGGAGCCTTCGCCGCGGCGGCTCCGGGGCTGGCCCAGTCCGGGATTTTCTCCGAGGCGGGATCGCCGGCACGGACGACGCCGGGGCTTGCCGTCCCGGTGGTTGCTCCCGCCGAACTTGCTGTCGCCCCCGCCGACGGCGCCAAGCAGGTCAACCCCGCGGCCCCGGTGTCGCTCAAGGTGACCAACGGGCGCATTGACCGGGTGGCCCTGACAAGCGACGACGGGGACTCGGTCGACGGCACCCTCAGCGCCGACGGATCCGCCTGGACCTCGTCCGGGGACCTCAAATTCAACACCCGGTACAACTACACGTACTCCGTGCTGGACGGCGCCGGACGCCAAACCCACAGCACCCGTGCTTTCACCACCGTCTCCACGGCCAACGAGGCCGATGCCGCGATCTACCCGCTGGACGGGATGAAGGTGGGTGTGGCCCAGCCGCTGCAGATCACCTTCAGCGAGCCGGTCCTGAACCGGGACGCGGTCGAAAAGGCCATCAAGATCACTTCCACTTCCGGCCAGAAGGGAGACTTCCGCTGGTTCAGCAAGAACACCGTCAGGTACCGGCCGGAAACCTTCTGGGCCGCCAACAGCACCATCACCATGGACATGAAGCTGTTCGGCGTCGAACTGGGCAACGGGCAGGTCGGCAACTTCAACAAGACGGTGACCATCCACATCGGGGACAAAAAGGTGGCGGTTGCCGACGCCCAGGCCCATACCTTCTCGGTCAGCATCAATGACCAGCCGGCCGGGAAATGGACGGCGACCATGGGCGACACGCGGTTCCCTTCGGCCCGGGGCTTCCTGGTCTTCATGGAGAAGCACCGCGTGGAGCACATGGACGCCTCCACCATCGGGCTCAAACCGGGGGACCCGGCCTACTACGGCCAGCTTGACGTGAACTACGCCACGCGGCTGACGCCCAGCGGGGAGTTCATCCACCAGGCCACCGACTCGGCAATGCCCTACGTCGGCAAGGCGAACCTCTCCCACGGCTGCATCGGCCTGGGCCCGGACGGCGCGCAGTGGGTCTTCGACAACATGACCACCGGCGACGTCGTCCAGGTGGTGAACACCGACGGGGACTATGCCAACTACGATGACGGATTCGGGGACTGGAACATCCCGTGGGCGCAATACGCCAACTGA
- the ahcY gene encoding adenosylhomocysteinase: protein MTFDFKIADISLAEAGRHQIRLAEHEMPGLMSLREEFGASQPLKGARIAGSLHMTVQTAVLIETLTALGAEVRWASCNIFSTQDEAAAAVVVGTGTAEDPQGVPVFAWKGETLEEYWWTAQQILTWPGADANPELGPNMILDDGGDATMLVHKGVEFEAAGAVPAAAEDESDEGRVFLDVLRASLAADPQKWTRIGSCLLGVTEETTTGVHRLYQLAEQGKLLFPAINVNDSVTKSKFDNKYGIRHSLPDGINRATDVLMGGKVAVVCGYGDVGKGAAEAFRGQGSRVIVTEIDPICALQAAMDGYQVAKLESVLSEGHIFITTTGNKDVIMAEHMAGMRDKAIVGNIGHFDNEIDMAGLARIPGIKKVEIKPQVHEWVFDQGTEAERSIIVLSEGRLLNLGNATGHPSFVMSNSFANQTIAQIELFTKAGQAEGEREYDKQVYVLPKILDEKVARLHLGALDVELTELSKEQAEYLDVEVAGPYKPEHYRY from the coding sequence ATGACTTTCGATTTCAAGATTGCGGACATTTCCCTGGCCGAGGCGGGCCGCCATCAGATCCGCCTCGCCGAGCATGAGATGCCCGGACTCATGTCCCTGCGCGAGGAATTCGGCGCCAGCCAGCCGCTCAAGGGCGCCCGGATCGCCGGGTCGCTGCACATGACGGTCCAGACCGCGGTGCTGATCGAGACCCTCACCGCTCTCGGCGCCGAGGTCCGCTGGGCCTCCTGCAACATCTTCTCCACCCAGGACGAGGCCGCGGCCGCCGTCGTGGTCGGCACGGGCACCGCAGAGGACCCCCAGGGCGTTCCCGTCTTTGCCTGGAAGGGCGAGACCCTGGAGGAATACTGGTGGACCGCCCAGCAGATTCTCACGTGGCCGGGCGCCGACGCCAACCCCGAGCTGGGTCCGAACATGATCCTGGACGACGGCGGCGACGCGACCATGCTGGTGCACAAGGGCGTCGAATTCGAGGCCGCCGGTGCCGTGCCCGCCGCCGCCGAGGATGAGTCCGACGAAGGCCGGGTGTTCCTGGACGTGCTGCGCGCCTCCCTGGCAGCCGACCCGCAGAAGTGGACCCGCATCGGCTCCTGCCTGCTCGGCGTCACCGAGGAGACCACCACCGGTGTGCACCGCCTCTACCAGCTCGCGGAGCAGGGCAAGCTGCTTTTCCCGGCGATCAACGTCAATGACTCCGTCACCAAGAGCAAGTTCGACAACAAATACGGCATTCGCCATTCCCTGCCGGACGGCATCAACCGAGCCACCGACGTCCTCATGGGCGGCAAGGTCGCCGTCGTCTGCGGTTACGGCGACGTCGGCAAGGGTGCCGCCGAGGCCTTCCGCGGCCAGGGTTCACGCGTCATCGTCACCGAGATCGATCCGATCTGCGCGCTCCAGGCAGCCATGGACGGCTACCAGGTGGCCAAGCTCGAGTCCGTGCTCAGCGAGGGCCACATCTTCATCACCACCACCGGCAACAAGGACGTCATCATGGCCGAGCACATGGCCGGCATGCGTGACAAGGCGATCGTGGGCAACATCGGCCACTTCGACAACGAGATCGACATGGCCGGACTCGCGCGGATCCCCGGCATCAAGAAGGTCGAGATCAAGCCCCAGGTGCACGAGTGGGTCTTCGACCAGGGCACCGAGGCCGAGCGCTCCATCATCGTCCTCTCCGAAGGCCGCCTGCTGAACCTCGGCAACGCCACCGGACACCCGTCGTTTGTGATGAGCAACTCCTTCGCCAACCAGACGATCGCCCAGATCGAGCTGTTCACGAAGGCCGGCCAGGCGGAGGGCGAGCGCGAATACGACAAGCAGGTCTACGTGCTGCCGAAGATCCTGGACGAGAAGGTCGCCCGCCTGCACCTTGGTGCCCTCGACGTGGAGCTGACCGAGCTGTCGAAGGAACAGGCCGAGTACCTGGACGTCGAGGTGGCCGGGCCGTATAAGCCTGAGCACTACCGCTACTAG
- a CDS encoding DUF3499 domain-containing protein, with translation MGAIRLCSRSACRNSAVATLTYVYADSTAVLGPLATYAEPHCYDLCEQHADSLTVPRGWEVMRLAMPATPAGPGPDDLLALANAVREAASRPAAAEPAKGQRTLHPALEAPAPAEGTRRGHLRVLREPS, from the coding sequence GTGGGTGCAATTCGTCTTTGTTCAAGGTCTGCCTGCCGCAATTCTGCGGTGGCCACTTTGACGTACGTGTACGCGGACTCCACCGCTGTCCTGGGCCCGCTCGCCACGTACGCCGAACCGCACTGCTACGACTTGTGCGAACAACACGCCGACTCGCTGACCGTTCCGCGCGGCTGGGAAGTCATGCGGCTGGCGATGCCGGCGACACCGGCCGGACCTGGCCCGGACGACCTCCTGGCCCTCGCCAACGCCGTCCGCGAAGCTGCCTCCCGTCCGGCCGCCGCGGAACCGGCCAAGGGGCAGCGGACCCTGCACCCGGCGCTGGAAGCACCGGCCCCGGCCGAGGGCACCCGCCGCGGGCATCTGCGCGTCCTGCGCGAACCTTCCTAA
- a CDS encoding AMP-dependent synthetase/ligase, translating into MREASTGLLVELDPESNVTDLLLEQHAKDPVHALYSRKGPGGWTDVSVQQFLEQVTALAKGLIAGGLTPGDTVAVMSATRYEWTVVDFAIWFAGGVTVPIYETSSASQVEWILHDSGALRVFVEDHAKAALVQGVLDSSAVLRDRLVAVVRMEHGGAAPNLASLAAAGTGVTDAELERHRTTASLADVASLVYTSGTTGKPKGCEITHANFALVAKNIVLFLPEILMQPRSRTLMFLPLAHVLSRAVQVICLSSGATLGHTASAKELLADLASFKPTFLLVVPRIFEKVYAGAAHKAAAAGKERVFTAAADTAIGYSKALDAASRGNGRGPGLLLRARHRLFDRLFYPKLRQAFGGRLQYTVSGASPLSSNDAHFFRGAGIPVLEGYGLTESTAPCTANTPARTKVGTVGIPVPGTTIRVADDGEILVRGIGVFKGYHANEAANAEAFVDGFFRTGDLGSLDEDGFLTITGRKKDLLVTAGGKNVAPGPLEEKIREHQLVGQAVVIGDGRPFVSALINLDADALHDWCAARKMPHLSPAEAAADGTVRASIQGAVDEANLLVSNAESIRSFVILDADFSVESGHLTPSLKLKRAAVVRDYEEHINALYG; encoded by the coding sequence GTGAGAGAAGCAAGCACCGGACTGCTCGTGGAGCTGGACCCGGAGAGCAACGTGACCGACCTGCTCCTGGAGCAGCACGCGAAGGACCCCGTGCACGCCCTCTACTCCCGCAAGGGCCCCGGCGGCTGGACCGATGTCTCCGTCCAGCAGTTCCTGGAACAGGTCACCGCCCTGGCCAAAGGCCTGATTGCCGGCGGGCTGACCCCGGGCGACACGGTCGCTGTCATGTCCGCGACCCGGTATGAGTGGACAGTGGTGGATTTTGCCATCTGGTTCGCCGGCGGCGTCACGGTGCCGATCTACGAGACGTCCTCCGCCAGCCAGGTCGAGTGGATCCTCCACGACTCGGGCGCCCTGCGCGTGTTCGTCGAGGACCACGCCAAGGCTGCCCTCGTCCAGGGCGTCCTGGATTCCTCCGCCGTCCTCCGCGACCGGCTTGTCGCCGTGGTCCGGATGGAGCACGGCGGCGCCGCACCGAACCTGGCGAGCCTGGCCGCCGCCGGCACGGGGGTGACGGACGCCGAACTCGAACGCCACCGGACCACCGCGTCCCTCGCGGACGTGGCGTCCCTCGTGTACACCTCGGGCACCACCGGAAAGCCCAAGGGCTGCGAGATCACGCACGCGAACTTCGCCCTCGTCGCCAAGAACATCGTGCTCTTCCTGCCCGAGATCCTCATGCAGCCGCGCTCCCGGACGTTGATGTTCCTTCCCCTGGCGCACGTCCTGTCCCGGGCGGTGCAGGTGATCTGCCTGAGCTCCGGGGCAACCCTCGGCCACACCGCAAGCGCCAAGGAACTCCTGGCGGACCTGGCGAGCTTCAAGCCGACCTTCCTGCTGGTGGTCCCCCGGATCTTCGAAAAGGTCTACGCCGGAGCAGCCCACAAGGCTGCCGCCGCCGGCAAAGAACGCGTCTTCACGGCCGCCGCGGACACAGCGATCGGCTACTCCAAAGCTCTTGACGCCGCCTCCCGGGGCAACGGCAGGGGCCCCGGACTGCTCCTGCGGGCCCGGCACCGGCTCTTCGACCGGCTGTTCTACCCCAAGCTGCGGCAGGCCTTCGGCGGCCGGCTGCAGTACACGGTCTCCGGTGCAAGCCCGCTGAGCTCCAACGACGCCCACTTCTTCCGCGGCGCCGGCATCCCCGTCCTGGAGGGCTACGGCCTCACGGAATCCACGGCGCCGTGTACGGCCAACACTCCGGCACGGACCAAGGTGGGGACAGTCGGCATTCCCGTGCCGGGAACCACCATCCGGGTGGCGGACGACGGCGAGATCCTGGTCCGGGGCATCGGCGTCTTCAAGGGCTACCACGCCAATGAGGCCGCGAACGCGGAGGCGTTCGTGGACGGCTTCTTCCGGACCGGGGACCTCGGCTCCCTCGACGAGGACGGCTTCCTGACCATCACGGGGCGGAAGAAGGACCTGCTGGTCACCGCCGGCGGCAAGAACGTCGCCCCGGGCCCGCTCGAGGAGAAGATCCGCGAGCACCAGCTGGTCGGCCAGGCCGTGGTAATCGGGGACGGCCGGCCGTTTGTCTCGGCACTGATCAACCTGGACGCCGATGCACTCCACGACTGGTGCGCGGCCCGGAAAATGCCCCACCTGAGCCCGGCCGAAGCCGCCGCGGACGGGACGGTCCGGGCTTCCATCCAGGGCGCCGTGGATGAGGCGAACCTCTTGGTTTCCAACGCTGAATCCATCCGCAGCTTCGTCATCCTGGACGCCGACTTCAGCGTGGAATCAGGGCACCTGACACCCTCGCTCAAGCTCAAGCGGGCCGCCGTCGTGCGGGACTACGAGGAGCACATCAACGCCCTCTACGGCTGA
- a CDS encoding phospholipid carrier-dependent glycosyltransferase — protein MGNVTQTPTRTPEAGPAASPTSGPSGAHGRAGSQGRSGTGRNLEGHRWIGRPAEANTAEALRERLIGSLQSWRDYPASLRLWYWLIPALTAALGGVLRFVRLDTPRNLVFDETYYVKDAYSFLVSGYERSWPDRANDSFIAGNPGVLLNTPEYVVHPPVGKWMIAAGMWLFGADNPFGWRFGAALTGTLSVFLLALIAQKLFRSLTLGAVAGVLLAVDGHHLVMSRTSLLDIFLMFWILAAFGALLMDRDDGRRRLAARLGRQAAASPAGRPSALQLTTGPWLGIRWWRLAAGVCLGLAVGTKWSGLFFLAGFGLLSVFWDLSARRIAGVHAWISGGILKDGIPAFLSIVPVAAAVYGATWTGWFRSTDAYFRHWAETNPSAEWGWLPDAVRSLAHYHLEAYKFHQGLSSDHPYEASAWSWLVMGRPTSFFYESPKQGTPGCDLSNCTTAILSVGNPLIWWSAAVCLGILLFWWAGRRDWRAGAVLAGVAAGYLPWFMYPERTTFFFYAVSFEPFLVLALVYCLGLVLGQRSDPLWRRRSGFYIVVLFVVAAVLLSAFFYPVWTAEVIPYQEWRLRMWMPSWI, from the coding sequence ATGGGCAACGTGACCCAGACCCCCACGCGGACGCCCGAGGCAGGACCCGCAGCATCGCCGACGTCAGGCCCGAGCGGCGCGCACGGCAGAGCCGGCAGCCAGGGCCGGTCCGGTACCGGCCGCAATCTTGAGGGGCACCGCTGGATCGGCCGCCCCGCCGAGGCCAACACCGCCGAAGCCCTCAGGGAACGCCTGATCGGGAGCCTGCAGAGCTGGCGGGACTACCCGGCGTCGCTGCGGCTCTGGTACTGGCTCATTCCCGCCCTCACCGCGGCACTGGGCGGAGTCCTGCGGTTCGTCCGGCTGGACACCCCGCGAAACCTGGTCTTCGACGAGACCTATTACGTGAAAGACGCGTATTCGTTCCTGGTCAGCGGCTACGAGCGCAGCTGGCCCGACCGGGCCAACGACTCCTTCATCGCCGGCAACCCCGGAGTGCTCCTGAACACGCCGGAATACGTGGTGCACCCGCCGGTCGGCAAATGGATGATTGCCGCGGGCATGTGGCTGTTCGGCGCGGACAATCCGTTCGGCTGGCGGTTCGGTGCCGCGCTGACGGGGACCCTGTCCGTCTTCCTGCTGGCACTGATCGCGCAAAAGCTCTTCCGCTCGCTGACTCTGGGGGCGGTAGCCGGCGTCCTGCTCGCCGTGGACGGCCACCACCTCGTCATGTCCCGGACCTCGCTGCTGGACATCTTCCTGATGTTCTGGATCCTGGCCGCCTTCGGCGCCCTGCTGATGGACCGCGACGACGGCCGGCGGCGGCTGGCGGCCCGGCTCGGCAGGCAGGCCGCAGCTTCCCCCGCGGGCCGCCCCTCGGCGCTCCAGCTCACCACCGGGCCCTGGCTCGGCATCCGCTGGTGGCGCCTCGCCGCGGGCGTCTGCCTGGGCCTGGCGGTCGGCACGAAATGGTCCGGCCTGTTCTTCCTGGCCGGCTTCGGCCTGCTGAGCGTGTTCTGGGACCTCAGCGCCCGTCGCATTGCCGGCGTGCATGCCTGGATCAGCGGCGGCATCCTCAAGGACGGCATCCCGGCTTTCCTGAGCATCGTTCCGGTGGCCGCCGCGGTCTACGGCGCCACGTGGACCGGCTGGTTCCGGTCCACGGACGCCTACTTCCGGCACTGGGCCGAGACCAACCCCTCCGCCGAGTGGGGCTGGCTGCCGGATGCCGTCCGGTCCCTGGCGCACTACCACCTTGAGGCGTACAAGTTCCATCAGGGACTGAGCTCCGACCACCCCTACGAGGCCAGCGCCTGGAGCTGGCTGGTCATGGGCCGGCCGACGTCCTTCTTCTACGAATCCCCCAAGCAGGGCACCCCGGGCTGCGATCTCAGCAACTGCACCACCGCCATCCTCTCGGTCGGCAACCCGCTGATCTGGTGGAGCGCGGCCGTCTGCCTGGGCATCCTGCTGTTCTGGTGGGCGGGGCGCCGGGACTGGCGCGCCGGAGCGGTCCTGGCAGGGGTGGCCGCCGGCTACCTCCCCTGGTTCATGTATCCGGAACGCACCACGTTCTTCTTCTACGCCGTGTCCTTTGAACCCTTCCTGGTGCTGGCGCTGGTCTACTGCCTGGGCCTTGTCCTGGGCCAGCGCAGCGACCCCCTCTGGCGCCGGCGGTCCGGGTTCTACATTGTGGTGCTGTTTGTCGTGGCGGCCGTGCTGCTGTCCGCGTTCTTCTACCCGGTGTGGACCGCCGAGGTGATCCCCTACCAGGAATGGCGCCTCCGGATGTGGATGCCTTCCTGGATCTAA
- a CDS encoding metallopeptidase family protein encodes MQSSHHDSGFTVRLADPDAGHSGAGPAPAGAPLAGSTGAVQGKNFRQRRRNRHGRGLRGELMLPTLPGYRTRSDRFDDLVLDSAQRLHDIWGKPLDGVRFAVDEIPPGLEQLVADHTPAPMGSFTAATAEDGPVITLYRRVVEQACGSRDELQDLVHDVVVEYTAEMLGVPPESLDPVYRRRY; translated from the coding sequence ATGCAGTCATCGCACCACGATTCGGGTTTCACGGTCCGGTTGGCTGACCCCGACGCCGGACACTCAGGCGCCGGCCCCGCCCCCGCCGGCGCACCCCTTGCCGGGTCGACCGGTGCTGTCCAGGGAAAAAACTTCCGGCAGCGCCGCAGGAACCGGCACGGCCGCGGGCTTCGCGGCGAGCTCATGCTGCCCACGCTTCCCGGCTACCGGACCCGTTCGGACCGCTTTGATGACCTGGTCCTGGACTCGGCGCAGCGGCTGCACGACATCTGGGGCAAACCCCTCGACGGCGTGCGCTTCGCCGTCGACGAGATCCCTCCGGGCCTGGAGCAGCTCGTGGCCGACCACACGCCAGCGCCGATGGGCTCGTTCACGGCTGCGACTGCCGAGGACGGGCCGGTCATCACGCTGTACCGCCGCGTGGTGGAGCAGGCGTGTGGATCCCGGGACGAGCTCCAGGACCTGGTGCACGACGTCGTCGTGGAATACACGGCCGAGATGCTCGGCGTGCCGCCGGAATCCCTCGACCCGGTTTACCGGCGCCGGTACTAG
- a CDS encoding TIGR01906 family membrane protein — MTDTSPTPPDRPDPHLDPSDDTDEPAFDWMKPASAAKPAAATPAAGAAATPPARKEDGAAAMPAATKDASTAAAGATGAAAPSAASAPGQPGSRADRKAAEAAVVRPDADLFGAPADAASAEPPQTSALQIRPAQEDVERRNAERERAAKAKPVLPRVMQVLLAVFYPVILLVLAVRAVTSPLFLWVEYNRPGFPGDGYGFSTDDRMTYGSYAVDYLSNWSGPRYLGDLVDQSGDRLFKDGEVSHMADVKAVILSTFGAGTLLILLGLVAVIYLKRRHNGGVRRGLFAGSIVTLAIIIGLGTLAVLGWEQFFTEFHRIFFANGTWTFSLQDTLIRLFPGQFWMDAGIVIGGLVLLASIVTLILTWPTRRRRGLGRKASDASQPNGTATETGAEADPAGTGTGAKTNAAANAAAADAPGAAGTTGSAGTGAEGTVRTRNTV; from the coding sequence GTGACTGACACAAGTCCTACCCCTCCCGACCGGCCGGATCCTCACCTGGATCCGAGCGATGACACCGACGAGCCCGCCTTCGACTGGATGAAGCCGGCCTCCGCCGCCAAGCCCGCAGCAGCCACACCAGCTGCCGGAGCAGCAGCGACGCCGCCAGCCAGAAAGGAAGACGGCGCAGCGGCCATGCCCGCCGCCACGAAGGACGCCTCCACGGCAGCGGCCGGGGCGACTGGCGCAGCAGCGCCGTCGGCAGCGTCCGCACCCGGCCAGCCGGGGAGCCGGGCCGACCGCAAGGCGGCGGAGGCCGCCGTCGTCCGGCCGGACGCTGACTTGTTCGGGGCACCCGCTGATGCCGCCTCCGCGGAACCGCCGCAGACCTCGGCCCTCCAGATCCGTCCCGCACAGGAGGACGTTGAACGCCGGAATGCCGAACGGGAACGGGCGGCGAAGGCCAAGCCCGTTCTTCCGCGGGTGATGCAGGTGCTGCTTGCCGTGTTCTATCCGGTCATCCTGCTGGTGCTGGCCGTCCGCGCCGTGACCAGCCCCCTGTTCCTCTGGGTGGAATACAACCGTCCGGGCTTCCCGGGCGACGGCTACGGCTTCAGCACCGATGACCGCATGACCTACGGCTCCTACGCGGTGGACTACCTCAGCAACTGGTCGGGTCCGCGCTACCTCGGCGATCTTGTGGACCAAAGCGGGGACCGGCTGTTCAAGGACGGCGAAGTCAGCCACATGGCCGACGTCAAGGCCGTCATCCTGTCCACGTTCGGCGCCGGCACCCTCCTGATCCTGCTGGGTCTGGTTGCCGTGATCTACCTGAAGCGGCGCCACAACGGCGGAGTCCGCCGCGGCCTGTTCGCCGGCTCAATCGTCACGCTCGCGATCATCATCGGCCTCGGAACCCTGGCCGTGCTCGGCTGGGAGCAGTTCTTCACCGAGTTCCACCGCATATTCTTCGCCAACGGGACCTGGACCTTTTCGCTCCAGGACACCCTGATCCGGCTGTTCCCGGGCCAGTTCTGGATGGACGCCGGAATCGTCATCGGCGGCCTCGTCCTGCTTGCGTCCATTGTCACGCTCATCCTGACCTGGCCTACGCGCCGGCGCCGCGGCCTGGGCCGGAAAGCGTCCGACGCCTCACAGCCGAACGGCACAGCCACAGAGACGGGCGCAGAGGCGGACCCGGCTGGTACCGGGACTGGCGCCAAGACCAATGCCGCGGCGAATGCCGCGGCTGCGGATGCGCCGGGCGCCGCCGGGACGACCGGCAGCGCCGGCACCGGTGCCGAGGGCACGGTGCGCACCCGCAACACCGTCTGA